In Opisthocomus hoazin isolate bOpiHoa1 chromosome 12, bOpiHoa1.hap1, whole genome shotgun sequence, the sequence GAGTAAATTGCTTGATCCCTAAAAGAAAAGTCCCGGTCGATGTGTTCACATCCTCCATGCAAGACCACGACATTAGCTGTGTGTACATCACACAGGTACCTGTCTTTCTTAGCCTCTAGAGGAATTCCAGCATGTCTTCTGCCTTCTAACCCTAGGGCTGCACAGTGTTGGTggctttcctgggaaaaaaaatagccctTGGTACAGTACGAACGTTGTGCTGtcacttttccctttcttttctgtccttttgaCCAGGGGGCATAATTGATGCCAACCTGAAGCTCCTGCAGGAAGCAGAGCAGCGCCTGAAGACAATTGTCACAGAGAAATTTGACACAGCTATGAAGCAGGGAGACTTGCCCCAGGTGGAACGGTTCTTCAAGATCTTTCCTCTGCTAGGCTTACATGAAGAGGGGCTGAGCAAGTTCTCGGAGTACCTCTGCAAGCAGGTAACGGATTCTGTGAAACATACTGTGACCTGTCTGGGCTCTTAGGGGAAATCAAAACCCAGTGTCTGTCAACAGATCTTGTGGAGGGAGATCTTGGCTCTGGGTTGCTAATCTTAGAAACCAGCACTGGCCTTAGTTCATCTCTCTTCCTGTGTTTTGCATCCTGGGATGGGCTTTTTGGTGTCTGAATATAGATcccgctggctggctggctggcttctgcttctGTGTCTTGCTCTTTGTACCTGCTTAAAAGTCATACAAGGGAGCctggaaagagaagaacaaggtTCTGCATCCCCTTGATCCTTGAATTTTCCGTAAGAGAGGAAAGGTTGCTCCTATTCAAAGGAGGAATAACAGCAGTGGGAAGGCCAGCAAAAGCTCTACACGGCAAGTGACAGAGGACCACCCTGCGGGATGAAGAATATCTTTGAGTGTTGCCAGCTGACTGGTCCTGTTGTCATGCAGGTGGCCAACAAAGCAGAAGACAACTTGCAGCTGGTGATGGGGACAGACATGAGTGACCGGCGAGCTGCTGTCATCTTTGCGGACACCCTGACACTCCTCTTCGAAGGTgatcttcctttcctctttgctGATGGTTTGAAAGTAGTCTGTGATGAGATTGTCCATCAGGTTAAATGCTTCTCATTTTAGCTCCAGGAGAGCACAAAATGCTTCCTTCTCCTTAGAGCTGTGGGAGTGTCATGCTAGAGGTGGACAGGGAGGCGACTAACAGActtttttgcagccaggagcggGCATACAATAAGCAAGCTTTCCTACGTACAGCTTGCACAGGTGCAACGTCAATTTGCAAAGGATTTGTCGGCTTCCTCCAGGAATCAGACTCTCCCTGTTCTCTGCATCCTCAGAACAAATGGGCATTCCCTGGAGGCTCCTTCAGGCATGCAGAGCTCTCCAGACAACAAAAATCAGATCTCTGAAGACCGAGCAGCTGTTGATGCCTCCAGGCCTGGCTCTTCAAGGAGGACCGCAGGAGCCTggaagcagggagggaagggagagaagggaatATGAAGGCTCTGAGGGAACGTTGCCAAAACCAGTAATTGAGATACCACGGTGATTAACTGCCTTCTCTATTAAGTCTGCTATAATTCCGGGCTGCACCACcgccaagtcactctccagcccagcacccttgctgctgctgtaggCCTTCGGAGCCGCCAAGGCTTTCTTGGCAGTAGCGTCAAAAGAGGGGCAGCTTTGCTAACTCTTGGAGTAGAGAGTTTGCGAGAAGAAAGCAATATTGTAGAGATACGTCCTTGGAGATGAGCTTTATCTCCAGGGAGGTCTCGCCTTTGCTAATGCTTGCTCTCTTGGGCATCTGCATGGCAGATAAGAGCAGAGCTTTCCCTAGGCTGATTTTCCTAGCACTGCTGTTCTCCCGTAACCTGGCAGGTGCTGAAAGGCGAGACTGGGTTTGGGTGGCAGTTATGCCCCCTGCCAGGTTTAGCTCTTGTGGCTTTCTCCTGTGGAAGCATCATACCTTCATACCTTATATCTTAGTGGCTAGGAGAGCTGACACACGTCGCATGACGGGAGCTCTCTTTAGGAAGAGAGATGGCTTCTGCACCCGGAGATTTGCACTGCAGCCTTGCAATAAACAGTGGAGAGAATGGAAGGTGTCATGTGGAGAGAGAAGGTGTTGTGGAATGAGGGGTGGTAATGACAGGCCTTCAGTGAGGCACTAGAGAGTGGCTGGACAGTCTAAGCTGTTTATCTAAGGAGTGAATGATCCCTTGTCAGGTCCTGTCTGTGGACCTGTGTAGCTCTGCTCTGGGTCCAGACTGGATGGAAACTCCTGCTTGAGTCTCTCTTCTGTGCTTCCCCTCTCTGTGCAGGGATTGCTCGCGTTGTGGAGACCCACCAGCCCATTGTGGAGACCTACTATGGGCCAGGGAGGCTGTACACTCTCATCAAGCACCTGCAAGTGGAGTGCGACCGGCAGGTGGAGAAAGTAGTGGACAAGTTCGTCAAAGAGAGAGACTATCACAGGCAGGtaagaggggtgggaggctgcctgACACGGCCAACTGCAGCCTCCGTCCAGCTCTGTGGGGCTCCGACTGCCATAGACTGCCAAGTCTGACCTTGCGTACTGATAGAAACCTTGCTTTACTCCGTATTTGCACTGATGGCTGAAGAGGTCCAGCCTGTAGCTACCCATTCTGTTGCAGAGAAGGGTTCATTTGGAGTATAGTAAATGGACCTTGGGCACAGGATTCTTCACTCTGCAGGTCTGGAGGGTGCTTTCGGTATGCCTTCCCCCGCTGTCTTGTTCCTCCTTCTGTCTGTTAGCTGCAGGGCCGCTGTGGCTGTCTCACGGTTACGTACCTTGGTGCCTCTATGTCACCGCCCTCCCTGGCAGGCTGAGCTCTGTCCTCGAGGAGGAGGTGAACTGATGCGGTTCCCTTCTCTGGCAGTGCTTCCTGCAAAGCATTCCTATCACGCCCCCTGAGTAAGCACCTCTTTAGGCTACAGCACGAGAAGCGGCTGTTAACTCCAAGTCACCAGCAAAGACTTTGATGACTCTCCCATTTTTTGTGCTTGCAGTTCCAGCAAGTTCAGAATAGCATGATGAGAAGTTCTTCTGCAGAGAAGATCGAACCAAGGTACAAATAACACCTCTTTTTGCTCTCTAACCTTCCACTCTTGAGCCGTTATTAACACTACTTAGCATTTAGATAACTCTCCCAGTCTTCCAGATGGCTTGTGACTACTAAGGCATAAAATCCAATTATTAGGTGCCCTTCACTGCCCTTTTATAAAGGCAGCTTCTGTGGTGCTGCTTTATTTTGCTTACTCATTACTTTTGAGCCTCGGCCCTAAACATTGCTGGAGGGCTGGCAATATCACTGCACATGAAGGACTGAGACTTTAATTGCCTGTGCTCACCACCTTCTGACAGTCAGAGTGCAGTCTTCGGAGCCCACAGAATGGGCAGACAATTTGTGCGGAATCAGGAATAAATCTTCGGGTCCTATTTAATCTGTACCACTGCTGCGGTGACTGTAACATCAGTTTCTTGCTAATGAACTGAAGTCCTTCCAATCTCCCTCCTTGTCTTTTTATCTGAAGTATTTGCGTAGCCCTGAAGTAAGGCCGTTTGAAAGTGCACCCAGCCCTTCTGGCATTGCGTGACTTCTCAGTGTGCCTTGAAAGAAAACTTGCATTCCTCAAGCGAGGTCTGTCTATGAGCCTGCGTGACCAAAATTTCAGCAGAAACGTAAAGATCCACGTATTATTTGCTCTGAGCAACTGTGCATGCATCCCAGGTTTTCTGAGCTTttgctttttcatctgtaaaataaagGTAATGGTTCCTTGTCCCACTTGTGTGTCGTAAGGCTTTGAGCAGGGTTTGTGACATTCTTTTGTGTACACTGATGAGAAAGCTGCTGATgtgacagtctttttttttcatagtcaTCTCTGATCTGAACACCATGTTCTGCATTGTCATATGCTTTCTTGGTCTTGTGTTTCCTGAGCTGTTGAGCTTAAACAGATTCTTCATTATTTTCAGAGAAACACATGAATCTGTGCACAAGAGCACTCGTATGGAGGTGGCAGGCACCAGGCATTTCTAGCACTGGCCATGTAGGGCTTGCAGAATCATAGCAAAACTGAGGTAGGAAAGAACGCCCAGAGgtgtctagtccaacctcccactCAAAACAGGGTTAATTTTGAAGTTATATGAGGTTGCTGAGAGCCTTGCAGTCCTTACTGCTGTGATTTTGGTGTGGTGGTTCTCACATCTGTGAGGAAAAAAGAAGCTTCTCTGTAATGATTTTTTCAGGATGTTTTGGTTGTATGTGCATTCTTTGCACGTACCAGTTATTCTGCTGAGCTTTGCCACTCGACGACACAGATGGAAAGGGCCAGTATTGATCTCACAGGAAGCGAACAGAGAACATGCTTCTTATTAAATTAGTGCCTCTCCTTTTGTAGTCTTGCAGCCTTGATTCTTGCTATGTCCCTTCCAGGGAACTTGACCCTATTTTAACGGAAGTCACCCTGATGAATGCCCGCAGTGAGCTCTACTTGAGGTTCATCAAGCGACGAATAATATCTGATTTTGAGGTGGGAGACTCGATGGCTTCAGAGGAGGTAAAGCAAGGTAACACCTTGAATACCAATACTTGCAGGCGCACTGCTCCTTGCAGCCAGAAATATATCTGAGTtactggcagagcagagggataCAGGATCTACAAAGACGCTTTGGGAGCGCTCTGTGGAAGAGGATTGTGTAGCCTGGCCTTCTCAAGTCTGTTTTTAGCACTGGTTGTTCCCTCTAACAGGGAAAGCAACCTTAGGAATGACTGCACAGCGTAATAAACGCGATCCCCGAAGAGAGGGAGGGCCCTTTGATCACTGCAGGTACAGATCCTAAAGGTAGAGACCACAGGGAGAACAGGCTCAGGGTTTTGGTACTCCACGGAGCTCTGGAAATTGCTTCTGTTACCTGCAAAAGTCAGCTTAGCAATATCAGCTCCACAGTCGAGGCCTGCAATTTATTCCAGGTTGGGCTTTGCAGGCTTGTGTCCATTGGGTGCTTGTGAGACAGACAGCAGGGGAATTAATTGGAACTGCTTTCTGGCGCTTGGTGCCTGCTGAtggttctcttttgttttttgtagAGCATCAGAAATACCTCGACAAGCTGCTTAACAACTGTCTACTGAGCCGCACCATGCAAGAGCTCATTGGCTACTACATCACCATGGAGGAATACTTCATGAGGGAGACTGTCAACAAGGTAGGGCTCAGACGGCTGCTTGCAACTCAGTGCTCTGCCAGCGGCTGAGACCTCTGCATGTGCTGCACGGTCCTCTGCTGAACATCCCTGGGGAGGGAGATGAGTACGTAGCagatctgcagctgctgggaaggtCTTTTGTTTCCCttggctttggaaaaaaaaaaaaaaaggtggttgtTTCTGAACTTTGACTCCAGACATACCCCGGAGCATCTTCCTGAGCCAGATCTTCCAGGTCTGTGGGCTACTGCAAACTAGGATGAGCGGTGCCAGCCCACGCACAGTGCAGTTCAGCTCAGGGTGGAACGGGCAGGCTGGCAGTTCGGTCTCACAGCACCGCTCTGAGGGCACCTTCACGCGCTGAGACAGCTTTCTTTGCAGGCTGTTGCCATGGACAGCTACGAGAAGGGCCAGCTCACCTCCAGCATGGTGGATGATGTGTTTTACATAGTGAAGAAGTGCATTGGGCGTGCTCTGTCCAGCTCCAGCATAGACTGTCTCTGTGCCATGATCAACCACTCCACCACCGAGCTGGAGTCTGACTTCAGGTAATGAAAACACACCAGGTTCATTGTAGCTTGCCTCCGCTTCCCGTTCTGCAAACCGTGTTTGCTGTCAGATGGTCTTCCTCGTGTTCGCCGCCTTTGAAACTGGTTTCTTATCTCCATGGAAGATGCTGGTGGCGAGCAGCATCAGGTGTGGTGTGGGAAGCTGGAGCTGGGCGTGTTTCTCTCACAGCAGTGGTGGTCACCTGTAGGACAAATGGAcatatgaaagaaaaagcaacttCATGGCCCAAAATCCCTATGAGACCCAGTCACCATGCGGTATTGGAGTGCTGCCCTGCTTGATGGTGCACAGTCACCCCTAGTTgttctctgggctgccagtgaGATTGCTTAGTAACCTGAACTTGGGGTGAGCCTGCAGAAATTGTCCTGCTCCTGTTTTTTATCCCAGCATGGGAGTGGAGAACTGTGACTGAAGACAGAAGACAGCTGCAGGCAGCATTTTGGGGAAAGCTCAGGTTGTGGTTTTATTTCAGCCTTGTGTCCTTTAGATGCTGTCCGTTGTCCCTGCGGCGTTCCAGTCACCTTGCTCAGGTCACAGCTCAGCCAGAGTGCTGTCCCGTGTCACGGAGCACAACTCTGCTGTGGCTTGCAGTCTTTGCTCTAAGCCCTGGTATGTTCTGTTTGTCCTGTAGGGAGGTTCTATACAACAAGCTGAAGCAGGGCTTTCCAGCCACGACCTTCCAGGACTTCCAGAGAGGGGTGACCAGTGCCGTGAACATCATGCACAGCACCCTGCAGCAGGGCAAGTTTGATACCAAAGGCATTGAAAGCACCGACGAGGCCAAGCAGTCCTTTCTGGTGGGTTTGGTGGCTGTTCTGGTGTGGAGTGAGTTGGGGTGAGGGGAAAGACAATGGGGAGCTCTTGGGAAGGGGATTGGTGCGACTACCACATGTTCAGAAGACCTGAAAACCTGTTCAGGCATGGTGGGTGGCTTGGATTTGGGTGGCTGGTAGACGCTTCTACCTCACTTCATGTTTGTAGAGCCTCCACACCAGGCCTGGCCAGGTATGATCCTGTGGCTGCCTCTTAGGCTGCTGTGGTGATGATTCCCTCCAGGCTGGGGAAGAGTCTGTGCTGTTTTGAGGCTTCTGTCAATCCCGTTCTTCACAGGCTCTGCACAAAGGTGGTGTGAGAGCATCTCATCCGTACCTTCCTCTAGATGACAAAGTTTCCTGGCCCAAGCTCCGGGCTCCTTTGTTCTCGCTGATCAGATCAGAGCGTTTCCATTAGAGCAGGCTCGTCTGCTCTGCTTGGCCTGCAAGATcctcctgtctcctcctcctaACAGCAGCGCTGCAACTCTGCACGTGCTTGAGCAGGGCAGAACATGGCAGTGAGCATTAGAGACCCTGTGGAGAGCATTTGAAGGGCCATCGCTCCTGTCTTCTGCAGCGTAGCATGTCCTTCCCCATGGTGGGATGCTGTATAAACCGTACATTGCAGAAAAGACCTCGCTAGAAGAGCGACTCTGGATCGCTGTCTGCTCTCAGCCAGCCCTGCTGTTTGAGCAGACCTGTGGGCAGAGACCCCGGGAGCActgcagagaagggctggctCACCCTGACTTGCCTCCTGCTCTGTGAGTTGCTTTGAAAACCCAGTGCTGAAGAGGCTCCTTGGAACTTTCTCTGTACAAGGAGAGAAGGCCACAAAGGGAGCAGGAGGGACTGAACTCTTCCATTTCATTAAATTCTTGGTTACAGGCTTCTGCATTTCTTGAAGCAAAGTGCTTAAAATGTCAGTTCTCCCGCTGGAATTCTACATTCACCTGTCAGCTTGCCTTATTTCCCTGTCTGCACAAACCCCAGCCTTATACTGACATTTAGTTCAGCTTCAGCAGGTAGAGAACAGTCTGTTTGGTGAAGAACAGACGCTCATCTGGCAGGAGGGGTGCCgattcctcctgccctcccctgcttCTCTGGACACAGCGTCTAAACCATCACCTCCAGCCACTCCTGGTCTGTTGTTCTTCATGACACAGTCACAGAAAGTTGGGGGTATATCCTCTTTTCTAGCAGTGACCCACAACTGGGGCTTGGCTGCAGCACTGTGGACAGAACAATGAGGAAAAGAAGTGAACTAACTCAGACTTTGTACTAGCTGTGAGTTCAGCACATGTGCTCCTTTACGTTACTTGCAGCTCCATGAATCTGCAGTGCTTTGATCACACGGTAGCACCTCTGTCCccttaaatatttgcatttcagcTTGTGGTGTTGTGGCTACATGGAGAGAACGTGAGGACTTGGGGCTGTGGTGCTGGCAAATAGTGCAATGAATTCTACTTgggtttgctttgttgtttttttccaggtgACCTTAAACAACGTGGAAGTCTGCAGCGAAAACATCATGACCCTAAAGAAGACTTTGGAGGTGCGGTCTagattctttgtttgttttttctgtaacCAAATTTGTAATACCCTCCCTTGGGGTGTCAAATAAACCCTCCAGACTTCGGACTTTGCTGTGCCCAGATTCCTGAGGTGTTTGCCCTCCAGCCCTAGGGAAGCAATTTTGAGCTGGCAGAGCAATCCCCGGCTGACAGGTAGCGGAACTTGGTCTAGCTGGAAATACCAGTTCCTCCAGCACAGGCCGGGAGACAGTGGAATAAAACGTGAGAAGCTGTGGTTCTCTGGTGCTGGACTAGATAGCCCCTGGCTCCCCTTCCTCCTGTCCTCGCCCCACCCGGAGTCAGCAGCCTCTGTCTTCACGGGCCCCTTCCTCCTGTCCTCGCCCCACCCGGAGTCAGCAGCCTCTGTCTTCACGGGGGCAAGAGTTTGGCGTCTGTCCTAGCCTGCAACATGCTGGTGGGCAGCCAGAGCTCAGCAACATGAAGGGATTGAAACAGCCCAGGTTATTAATTTGCAACTTACTTGTGGATCTCTTCTTCCCCGCAGAGCGACTGCGGCAAACTGCTTAGCCAAGGCTTCGGGGGGGAGCAAGCGCAGGCCAAGATTGACAGCTGCCTCTCGGACATGGCTGCCGTCTCCAACAAATTTCGTGACCTGCTGCAGGTGAGcgtctcactgagttgctgccgGCCTCCGACACCGGCTGGCTGGTGTCTGCAGGGAGAGTTCAGGCGGGAATAATTTCAGCTCAGGGCCTGGGACATGGCTGGGTAGGGGCACAGGAGGGAGCAGCTCAGTCACCTTTGAGGCATGGAAACGAATCCAGCCCGTTTGCACAGCTGCACCAGCTGGCGGCTGCGTAAAAAGCACTGgaagcagctgcagagccagaAGGAACATTGCTCCATTTGTCTTCGCTCAGCACAGAGTCGCAGTTGGTTCAGCATTTTCAGGGGAAGAAATACTAATAGCATTTCCATCCCCTCCATTCTCCCTTGTGGCACAGCACGTTGTCAGGTTGTCCACAGCCTCGCGGGGTTGGTAGAGGAGCAGCTGCTCTTCTCTCaggtttcttctcctttcccaaaTGGAAATAATCCCTGGCATGGGGCAGAAGGCTCTCTGGCTAAATCCACTGTCTCGTGCGGCATGCTGGGGCCTGTTGCCCTAAAATTTTGCGGTGGTCTctggcagggaggggagcaggaagACCTGATACGTTCTGTGGAAAGAAACCAAGCAAACCACAACATTTCAAGGCAGGTTTGCCATCAGCTTTGTACTTCACTGAAGGCCTGGACCATTTTTCATTTGGCTTTGCAGTTTGCTGCAGTCAGATGCCTTCAGCCTGGTATTGCCAGCAGACCCTCTTGAGGCTTGTGGTCGGCATCGAAACCAAAAAGCTCGTCCGTAAGGAGTAAAACTCTCCAGTCTAGCGCTAGTGCAGTATTAAAACAGGCTGCAAAGCAATCAAGAGGCTTAGCGGCAAGCTCCTGCGCTGCCTGAGTCATGCACACATTGAATTTGCCTTGGAAAAGGGCAATTGCCAGCAGGGCCCGCTCAGAAAtgccaaaattttttttaaaaactttcatCAAATGCCAGGTGGTGTCGGTACCTGAATAGTTTCGTGTTGGGTGAGCTTTCTTGACATCTTGCTGAGCCAAGTGGGGGTGGTTGGCCGGGGAGGGCTTTCAGAGAGCTCTCTAGCATCAAAGCGGACAGAACAGCCTTTGCTGACAACGTGCTGCTCGGGGGAGATGGCGCGTGCTGGGGTTATGATTAATTCAGGGAGCTAACTGCAGTTACAGCTTTTATCCTCCTTTTAGCTTCTCCTGCTGAGCCGAGCTGCGCTGGAGGTGGGAGGCATCAGCTGAGTCCAACCGCAGTGTCCTCCTGGCTGGCGCTGAGTGGGAAGGCTGGCGTTTGCATCCTTCCCTGCCGCGGTGGGCTCTGAACTGAACGCCTCTCTTCTGCCAGGAAACCTCTGTGGCAGCACGGGCAGGGCTAGGGAAGCACGAGCCCTTCAGACCAGGCTGCAAGTCAGCACAACAAGCAGCCTCTGGGCCAACTTCCTTCCTCTTCTCGCCTTCGTGGTGTCCTCAGAGCTCTCCAGCACCAGAGGAGTGTGGGATCTGGGACTTGTGGGTTCAGTTTCCTGTGCAGGTCTGTGGGTTGGTTGTCCCAGCTTGCAGCAAGGGAGCCTGGCTTGTAAAGGTTGTGTGCCGTTGGGCATTAGCTGTGCTCAGTCACTCCTCTCCTCGTTCTGTCCCCCTCAGGAAGGTCTCAACGAGCTGAACAGCACAGCCATCAAACCCCAGGTGAAGCCCTGGATCAACCTGTTCCTCTCTGTCTCGCACAACATCGAGGAGGTAAGGCTCAGCATCCTCCGTTCCCAGCCATACTTCAGCACTCTCCACGCTCTGCACAGCAGCGCAGTCAGAGCAACGGCTGTCTCATTCCCTTCACTTCTCCCCTGTTTCCTTGGCACAGAGCAGCACTAAAATATCTGGAACATTCTCTGCACCCCAGCCTGAAAGGGGCATTTGGCTAGAGAGGTGCTCCAGAAGGCGGGAGGGGTGCGGTGCTGCTCCGGGACGGAGCTCCCTCCCCATCCTCCAGGCCATTTGCTTCTCTTCACAGCGGGCCACGTAAACAACCCTTTTTGCATTTCCCTGTCAGGAAGAGTTCAGCGACTATGAAGCTAATGACCCCTGGGTCCAGCAGTTCATCGTCAACCTGGAACAGCAGATGACAGAGTTCAAGGTGAGAGAGGGGGACGTGGCAGCCTGCCAGAGCTCCACGTGGCATCGCCCAGCTCTTCCCCGGCTCAGGGCGCGGCAGACAGAGACGTCCTCCGGCGCCTTGCGAGGCTCTTCAAGATCAGTCGCTCCCCACCTTCTGCAATTTTCAAAGCCTGCTTGCAGGCCCTGCATACCTGGATCGCTTTTGTGGGTGCTTTCCACCCGCTGAGCGTGCAAGTGATGGGTCTTGGTTTGAAAGTTCTCATAGGCTTGGGTTTTGTGGCCCTGTGCTCGGTTGCTCCCAACAAGCGTGACACAGGTTTCTGCTTCCAGGCTGGGCTGTCTCCAGTGATTTACGACACCCTCACTGGTCTCATGACCAGTCTCATAGCCATCGAACTGGAGAAAGTGCTGCTCAAATCCACCTTCAGCAGGGTAAGCAAAACACCGTCCTCTCTCCTGCAGAGTCCCTTGCTGGGCTGCAAACCCTCCACCACCAAACCCTGGTTACCCTCCACGgggtggggcaggggcagaggcaaATGTTACCCCCAGAGAAGCTCTGCCACTGCTGGTGGCCAGCTTAGGGAGACCTCGCATTAGCACACACAGGGAGAAAGTGCGTTTTCTGGTGGGGCTGGAAAGAGCCTGCATCGATAAGGGGGCTGGCTTTCAAGATAGGTCTAAACGTAAGCCAGTTTAACCTCCAATAAATGGTCTAACTGCCAGAGACGAACTGCCTCCCACTCAGAGATCCCCAAACATCTGTTCGTTGTGAGTTTGGCACAGCCCCTGGGCATGCTCGGGGGGTTAACAGAGGTCCCTCGGTCCCCACAGCTCGGCGGCCTGCAGTTTGACAAAGAGCTGAGGTCTCTCATAGCCTACCTCACCACAGTCACCACCTGGACCATCCGCGACAAGTTTGCCCGTCTTTCCCAGATGGCCACCATCCTCAACCTGGAAAGGGTGAGCTGCGCTTTGTCTGCTTCCACCGGGGGATTGCAGGAGCCCCAGCTGGACTCCACGTGGATTTAACTGGGCTCATCGCAATGCTGCCACCCCTGTGGGGTACGGAGAAGTTGGCAGAGCTGCCCCTTGCCTGTTGGGTGTTTGCATGCAGGGCTTGGTGGCAGGAAATACTGCGACTGTAGCCGGAGTTTGAACTTGCCTGCGAGGGCAGTCCGTGCCTTGTCATCTCCTGcagctctcctctctctccaGGTGACGGAGATCCTGGATTACTGGGGCCCAAACTCGGGCCCGCTCACCTGGCGCCTTACCCCCGCCGAGGTCCGGCAGGTGCTGGCTCTGCGAATCGACTTCCGCAGCGAGGATATCAAGCGGCTGCGCCTGTAGCTGGTCGGTGCTTGGGTCAGCGCCGCGCTGGAGGTGACGGCGGGACTGCTGGAGCCTGGCCgggtcctgccctggggctggctggctgctgcgtGGTGTGGGGAGGGGGTGATGGCTGCACCTCTGCTCGTCTTCCTTGGAGCCAAGGGCTTTCCTGGGCCTGGGAAGAAGAGCCGCCGTCCTTCCACGGGAGCAGAAGTGAGGCAGCAGAGGATCTCTCACGTTGAGAGTGGTGTGACGCCATTGCTGAAAACACGTGCTCGTCCTCGCTCCCGCCGCCCTGCGTTCTGCTGCCCCGCGAGAGGTCGGGGGAACCCTGGGGCTGTGTGCCGCGGGTCAGCGCGGGGCTGTGCGGCAAGCTCTGCCCGTGCTGCTGGCCGCAGCCGTGTTCCTGCCGTGCCAGCAGTTTAAGGGTGAGCTGCTGGCGTCCTACGCATCCTGAGCCCTGGATCTCTCCCGGTGGTGGCGGGGACGGTTCTGGCGAAGGGAAAAGGAGTGGTTTCCTTGTGGGGCGGGTGCATGGCAGAGCGGGGAAGCGGGGGCTGTCTCCCTGTACAGCTACTCTGCACATAAACCTCACCTGTCTGAGCAGCAGTCTTGGGTGCCGTGTGTGTCTGGGGGCCCggagggagctgcagggacaATCATCCACCCTTCCTCATCTTCTGCCATGCCGCAGCCTCAGGAGGGGCACGTCCAGCCCCTGCATGCAGTTTCTGCCTTACCCACCCCTGCAAGAGCTTTGTACCCCGCACTGCTGGGCCCTTGCTATCCCGTGGGAGGGGAAGAGCCCTGCTAGGGACAGAGGGGCATAAACAGATGCTGGGAACAAGGTTTTTTATTCAAAGAGACTGCAGGGACTAGTAATCACTGCAGAAGTAGTCTCTCAGCACAGGAGAGGGACTTGATTCCACACCCAGGTGCGTCCTTGCTGCAGGAGCACTGCATGCCAAATGGGCAGTGCAGGCCCCCGATGCTGGAAGAGTAGGAACGTTCCTGCTAGAAGCAGCATCACAAATGCTATTCTTTTCCCTTTGGAGAACCATAAAAATTGGAGTGAAACCCCGAAATCAGCCTGGTGGCCCTAGCAGACTGTCCTTCCAACAAGGCCACCCTCTGCGGATGGTTTTCCCTGCCTGGCTTGTCACAGCTTCTCCGACCGCTGTGGTTTTTGGGGCAAGTAGCAGCACAAAAAGGCCACATCAAGACTTAAGGCACCTGCTGGATCCGTGTGGGGACTGCCCTGCTTGGAAAGCAGCCGGCTGCAACCTCCCCTGCCCTGCGTATCTGCCGGGAACAGGTCCGGGCTGGAGGCCTTCACACAGCCACATCCCCTCCAGGGCGAGCACCGTCCTCCAGCTCACATCCCACAACCTCCACAGAGAAACCACCCATGTCCACTTCGATGCTGTGGATGCTGAAGTTGCCCAGTCcctagaaaaataaaggaaaaaaaaaaaaagag encodes:
- the COG4 gene encoding conserved oligomeric Golgi complex subunit 4 isoform X1 — protein: MAAATAPGPRGESGGSAASALSTERIQSLTDLADLEAAYSRLCEEEKVVQEELDALLEQQSTIENKMVAVHRMGPNLQLIEGDAQQLAGMITFTCNLAENVSSKVRQLDLAKNRLYQAIQRADDILDLKFCMDGVQTALRNEDYEQAAAHIHRYLSLDKSVIELSRQGKEGGIIDANLKLLQEAEQRLKTIVTEKFDTAMKQGDLPQVERFFKIFPLLGLHEEGLSKFSEYLCKQVANKAEDNLQLVMGTDMSDRRAAVIFADTLTLLFEGIARVVETHQPIVETYYGPGRLYTLIKHLQVECDRQVEKVVDKFVKERDYHRQFQQVQNSMMRSSSAEKIEPRELDPILTEVTLMNARSELYLRFIKRRIISDFEVGDSMASEEVKQEHQKYLDKLLNNCLLSRTMQELIGYYITMEEYFMRETVNKAVAMDSYEKGQLTSSMVDDVFYIVKKCIGRALSSSSIDCLCAMINHSTTELESDFREVLYNKLKQGFPATTFQDFQRGVTSAVNIMHSTLQQGKFDTKGIESTDEAKQSFLVTLNNVEVCSENIMTLKKTLESDCGKLLSQGFGGEQAQAKIDSCLSDMAAVSNKFRDLLQEGLNELNSTAIKPQVKPWINLFLSVSHNIEEEEFSDYEANDPWVQQFIVNLEQQMTEFKAGLSPVIYDTLTGLMTSLIAIELEKVLLKSTFSRLGGLQFDKELRSLIAYLTTVTTWTIRDKFARLSQMATILNLERVTEILDYWGPNSGPLTWRLTPAEVRQVLALRIDFRSEDIKRLRL
- the COG4 gene encoding conserved oligomeric Golgi complex subunit 4 isoform X2; the protein is MDGVQTALRNEDYEQAAAHIHRYLSLDKSVIELSRQGKEGGIIDANLKLLQEAEQRLKTIVTEKFDTAMKQGDLPQVERFFKIFPLLGLHEEGLSKFSEYLCKQVANKAEDNLQLVMGTDMSDRRAAVIFADTLTLLFEGIARVVETHQPIVETYYGPGRLYTLIKHLQVECDRQVEKVVDKFVKERDYHRQFQQVQNSMMRSSSAEKIEPRELDPILTEVTLMNARSELYLRFIKRRIISDFEVGDSMASEEVKQEHQKYLDKLLNNCLLSRTMQELIGYYITMEEYFMRETVNKAVAMDSYEKGQLTSSMVDDVFYIVKKCIGRALSSSSIDCLCAMINHSTTELESDFREVLYNKLKQGFPATTFQDFQRGVTSAVNIMHSTLQQGKFDTKGIESTDEAKQSFLVTLNNVEVCSENIMTLKKTLESDCGKLLSQGFGGEQAQAKIDSCLSDMAAVSNKFRDLLQEGLNELNSTAIKPQVKPWINLFLSVSHNIEEEEFSDYEANDPWVQQFIVNLEQQMTEFKAGLSPVIYDTLTGLMTSLIAIELEKVLLKSTFSRLGGLQFDKELRSLIAYLTTVTTWTIRDKFARLSQMATILNLERVTEILDYWGPNSGPLTWRLTPAEVRQVLALRIDFRSEDIKRLRL